The following proteins come from a genomic window of Myroides odoratus DSM 2801:
- a CDS encoding inorganic phosphate transporter, whose protein sequence is MEFFTEILSNQSGIMLIVIIILALGFDYINGFHDAANSIATIVTTRVLTPFQAVLWAAAFNFAAYFISLYIIGEFKIGNTIAKSVNENFISLEVIFAGLIAAIIWNLATWKLGIPSSSSHTLIGGFIGAAVAHAGGFSIEGVDVVVYSKVIPIFLFIFGAPLLGLILAYFITIAIMWICRNQNHYKCEKWFKRLQLVSSALFSLGHGGNDAQKVMGIIGAAVIFYHVNVDMDPDYLVEGVDTFKVFVEHWWWVPLASFLFIGLGTLSGGWKIVKTMGSKITKVTPLEGVAAETAGAVALYVTEHLGIPVSTTHTITGSIIGVGVTKRVSAVRWGVTINLLWAWVLTIPVSAIIAMIVYYIVSAVI, encoded by the coding sequence ATGGAATTTTTTACAGAAATATTGAGTAATCAAAGTGGGATAATGCTGATTGTTATTATCATTTTAGCCCTAGGATTTGATTATATCAATGGTTTTCATGATGCCGCAAACTCAATTGCTACTATTGTAACAACACGAGTTTTGACGCCTTTCCAAGCAGTGCTTTGGGCAGCGGCTTTTAACTTCGCAGCCTATTTTATCTCCTTATACATTATTGGTGAATTTAAGATTGGTAATACCATCGCCAAATCCGTAAATGAGAATTTTATTAGCTTAGAAGTTATTTTTGCAGGTTTAATTGCTGCGATTATTTGGAATTTAGCCACATGGAAGTTAGGTATTCCTTCTTCTTCTTCTCATACCTTAATTGGTGGTTTTATTGGAGCTGCTGTTGCTCACGCAGGTGGTTTCTCCATTGAAGGAGTTGATGTAGTGGTGTACTCCAAAGTAATTCCAATTTTCTTATTCATTTTTGGAGCTCCTTTATTAGGTTTAATACTCGCTTATTTTATTACCATCGCTATTATGTGGATTTGTAGAAATCAAAACCACTACAAATGCGAAAAATGGTTTAAACGCTTACAATTAGTTTCTTCTGCGTTGTTCTCTTTAGGACATGGAGGAAATGATGCTCAGAAAGTAATGGGTATTATTGGAGCTGCAGTTATTTTCTACCACGTGAATGTAGATATGGATCCAGATTACTTAGTAGAAGGAGTAGATACATTCAAAGTGTTCGTAGAGCACTGGTGGTGGGTTCCGCTTGCTTCTTTCTTATTCATTGGTTTAGGAACGTTATCTGGAGGATGGAAGATTGTTAAAACAATGGGAAGTAAGATTACCAAAGTAACGCCATTAGAAGGGGTAGCTGCTGAAACAGCTGGAGCTGTAGCGTTATACGTAACAGAGCACTTAGGTATCCCAGTTTCAACAACGCATACGATTACAGGTTCTATTATTGGGGTTGGTGTAACAAAACGCGTATCAGCGGTACGTTGGGGCGTTACAATTAACTTATTATGGGCTTGGGTGTTGACCATACCAGTATCGGCTATTATCGCTATGATTGTATACTATATCGTATCAGCGGTGATTTAA
- a CDS encoding LysR family transcriptional regulator: MFDFRLKVFYTVAKRESFTKAAKELLISQPAVSKHIREIEGHYQTKLFVRDGINIRLTESGQLLYTYAEDIFSTYRNLEFDMHALNAKMDGNLRIGASTTVSQYVLPPLLAEFRAKVHDIHLDILSENSAVIEQLLLSKNIDVGVVEGCSKNPQIKYIDFIDDEIVLVCRADNPKFKTGIIEPEELKEYSFLLREAGSGTLDVIESNLNQVGMSLNQLRNEMNFSSTESIKMYLKHSDSFAFLSIHAILKELKYNELVVVDINGLDIRRKFSIVQRQGQESALVELFIRFIKSYNLKL, translated from the coding sequence ATGTTTGATTTTCGGTTAAAAGTTTTTTATACCGTGGCAAAGAGAGAAAGCTTTACAAAAGCAGCCAAAGAACTACTGATTTCTCAACCCGCTGTATCGAAACATATTCGCGAAATAGAGGGGCATTATCAAACGAAACTCTTTGTACGGGACGGAATCAATATTCGTTTAACTGAATCTGGACAATTACTCTATACCTATGCAGAAGATATTTTCTCTACCTATCGCAATTTAGAGTTTGACATGCATGCACTCAATGCAAAAATGGATGGTAATTTGCGTATCGGCGCAAGTACGACCGTTTCTCAATATGTTTTACCCCCACTTTTAGCTGAATTTAGAGCTAAAGTTCACGATATACACCTCGATATTCTGTCTGAGAATTCAGCCGTAATAGAGCAACTACTCTTGAGTAAAAATATCGATGTCGGAGTAGTTGAAGGGTGTTCTAAAAACCCTCAAATCAAGTATATCGACTTTATTGATGATGAAATTGTATTGGTTTGTCGAGCGGATAACCCGAAATTCAAAACGGGAATTATTGAACCAGAGGAATTAAAAGAGTATTCCTTCCTATTAAGGGAAGCAGGATCTGGGACGTTAGATGTGATTGAAAGCAACTTAAATCAGGTGGGAATGTCACTGAATCAGTTGCGAAATGAAATGAATTTCTCGAGTACTGAAAGTATCAAGATGTATCTAAAGCATTCTGATAGTTTTGCATTTCTATCGATTCATGCTATTCTCAAAGAATTAAAATACAACGAATTGGTTGTCGTGGATATTAATGGCTTAGATATCAGACGAAAATTCAGTATTGTACAACGTCAAGGGCAAGAAAGTGCCTTAGTAGAATTATTTATTCGATTCATTAAATCATATAACCTAAAGTTATAA
- a CDS encoding acyl-CoA carboxylase subunit beta, translated as MDINFNKNEDHNKLLLSDLKRKLAKVKLGGGEKRIEKLHQQGKMTARERIDYLLDPKTNSIEIGAFAGDEMYEEHGGCPSAGVVVKIGYIKGKQCIVVANDATVKAGAWFPITGKKNLRAQEIAIENKLPIIYLVDSAGVYLPLQDEIFPDKEHFGRIFRNNAIMSSMGITQIAAVMGSCVAGGAYLPIMSDEALIVDKTGSIFLAGSYLVKAAIGESIDNETLGGATTHCEISGVTDYKAKDDKDALDTIKNIVDKIGDFDKAGYNRIAAKKPAADPNEIYGILPKSRAEQYDMMEIIKRLVDESEFEEYKAGYGQSLITGYARIDGWAVGIVANQRKVVKTKKGEMQFGGVIYSDSADKATRFIANCNQKKIPLVFLQDVTGFMVGSKSEHGGIIKDGAKMVNAVSNSVVPKFTVVVGNSYGAGNYAMCGKAYDPRLIFAWPSAELAVMGGAQAAKVLLQIEASSLKAKGQELSAEEEQKLFDKIKAKYDKQVSPYYAAARIWTDAIIDPLDTRKWISMGIEAANHAPIEKPFNLGVIQV; from the coding sequence ATGGATATTAACTTCAATAAAAACGAAGATCACAACAAGTTATTGCTTTCAGATTTAAAACGAAAACTAGCAAAAGTTAAACTTGGTGGAGGTGAAAAACGAATTGAAAAATTACACCAACAAGGAAAAATGACAGCCAGAGAGCGCATTGATTACCTATTAGATCCTAAAACTAATAGTATCGAAATTGGTGCTTTTGCAGGAGATGAGATGTATGAAGAACACGGAGGATGTCCTTCTGCTGGTGTTGTAGTCAAAATAGGTTATATCAAAGGAAAACAATGTATCGTTGTAGCAAATGATGCTACAGTAAAAGCGGGTGCTTGGTTTCCGATTACAGGAAAGAAAAATTTACGTGCACAAGAAATCGCGATTGAGAATAAACTTCCAATTATTTACTTGGTAGATAGTGCTGGAGTATATTTACCTCTTCAAGATGAGATTTTCCCTGACAAAGAGCACTTCGGAAGAATTTTCAGAAACAACGCAATCATGAGTAGCATGGGCATCACGCAAATTGCTGCTGTAATGGGAAGTTGTGTTGCAGGTGGTGCTTACTTGCCAATCATGAGTGATGAAGCGCTAATCGTAGATAAAACGGGGAGTATTTTCTTAGCTGGAAGCTACTTAGTAAAAGCGGCTATTGGCGAGAGTATTGACAACGAAACTCTTGGTGGTGCAACGACGCACTGTGAGATTTCAGGTGTTACAGATTACAAAGCAAAAGACGATAAAGATGCTTTAGATACCATCAAAAATATTGTAGATAAGATTGGTGATTTTGACAAAGCAGGTTATAATCGAATTGCAGCTAAAAAACCAGCTGCAGATCCAAATGAAATTTACGGTATTCTACCTAAATCTCGCGCAGAGCAATACGATATGATGGAAATCATCAAACGCTTAGTTGATGAGTCTGAATTTGAAGAATACAAAGCGGGATATGGTCAATCCTTGATTACGGGGTATGCTCGTATTGATGGATGGGCTGTGGGAATTGTTGCTAATCAACGTAAAGTAGTAAAAACGAAAAAGGGTGAAATGCAGTTTGGAGGAGTAATCTATTCTGATTCTGCAGATAAAGCGACTCGTTTTATTGCAAACTGTAACCAAAAGAAAATTCCATTGGTATTCTTACAAGACGTAACAGGATTCATGGTAGGTTCTAAATCAGAGCACGGAGGAATTATCAAGGATGGAGCAAAGATGGTGAATGCGGTATCTAACTCTGTTGTTCCTAAATTTACGGTAGTTGTAGGAAACTCATACGGAGCAGGTAATTATGCAATGTGTGGAAAAGCTTATGACCCACGTTTAATCTTTGCCTGGCCAAGTGCTGAACTTGCTGTAATGGGAGGAGCACAAGCGGCAAAAGTATTGTTGCAAATTGAAGCTTCTTCTTTAAAAGCAAAAGGACAAGAATTATCAGCTGAAGAAGAACAAAAATTATTCGATAAGATTAAAGCGAAATACGACAAACAAGTTTCTCCTTATTACGCTGCTGCTCGCATTTGGACTGATGCTATCATCGATCCATTAGATACGAGAAAGTGGATTTCTATGGGAATTGAAGCGGCGAACCACGCTCCTATCGAAAAACCGTTTAACTTAGGTGTGATCCAAGTATAA
- a CDS encoding 2OG-Fe(II) oxygenase — MSDFEVNSFYELIIHDLVNRGYSVVDCFFTEREIDLLRANFFMKQDLQVFKKAAIGQASEEQIVEEVRGDFILWLNEQTPDEVEAMYFQKMNEFIAYVNRTCFLGIKEGEFHYASYPVGTGYQRHLDVFHKDTRRTLSVVLYLNEKDWTPANGGELVLFLPDEEGNEREEIVYALPGRLVIFDSKSIEHEVRTVNKPRYSITGWLKTR, encoded by the coding sequence ATGAGTGACTTTGAAGTAAATTCATTTTATGAGTTAATAATACACGATTTAGTGAATCGTGGTTACTCCGTGGTAGATTGTTTTTTCACTGAAAGGGAAATTGACCTGTTGCGCGCTAACTTTTTTATGAAACAAGATTTACAAGTGTTTAAAAAAGCAGCGATTGGACAAGCAAGTGAAGAGCAAATAGTGGAAGAGGTAAGAGGGGATTTTATTTTATGGTTGAATGAACAAACCCCCGATGAGGTAGAGGCGATGTACTTCCAAAAGATGAATGAATTTATTGCTTATGTAAACCGTACGTGTTTCTTGGGAATCAAAGAAGGAGAATTTCACTATGCAAGTTATCCAGTTGGTACAGGATATCAACGTCACTTGGATGTGTTTCACAAAGATACACGTCGTACTTTATCTGTTGTGTTGTACTTAAATGAAAAAGATTGGACCCCAGCCAATGGAGGTGAATTAGTCCTATTCTTACCAGATGAAGAAGGAAATGAACGAGAGGAAATCGTGTATGCTTTACCAGGTCGATTAGTGATTTTTGATAGTAAATCCATCGAACACGAAGTTCGAACAGTAAACAAACCCCGCTATAGTATTACGGGATGGTTGAAAACAAGATAA
- a CDS encoding YeiH family protein, translating to MTVQNSNTALGSKIIFMGLAILSLFPFISSATALVLGIIYAQIFENPYAKQTKKATGLLLKVAVVGLGFGMNVYSALAAGKDGFVLTIFSIFLTLTLGFGIGKLLKIDKKISYLISSGTAICGGSAIAAVSPVIDADEKQISVALGIVFILNSVALIIFPPIGHALGLSQVDFGLWSAIAIHDTSSVVGAAAKYGDEALEVATTVKLARALWVIPVAFLSTMLFKNKGSKVKIPYFIGLFVLAMLANSYIPFIQPLGPYIVEISKAALTLTLFLIGTSLSFRTVKNVGAKPFIEGVLLWIFISVSSLAYILYV from the coding sequence ATGACAGTACAAAATAGCAATACTGCACTCGGTAGTAAAATAATATTCATGGGCTTAGCGATTCTAAGCTTATTTCCCTTTATTTCTTCTGCAACAGCTTTGGTGTTGGGAATCATTTACGCTCAAATTTTTGAAAATCCCTATGCGAAGCAAACGAAAAAAGCCACAGGACTTCTCTTGAAGGTGGCTGTAGTCGGATTGGGATTTGGAATGAACGTTTACAGCGCTTTAGCTGCGGGAAAGGATGGTTTCGTTTTGACGATTTTCTCCATCTTCTTAACCTTAACCTTGGGATTCGGAATAGGGAAACTATTGAAAATTGACAAGAAAATATCCTACTTAATTTCTTCTGGAACAGCTATCTGTGGAGGTAGTGCAATTGCTGCTGTATCGCCTGTTATTGATGCAGACGAAAAACAAATCTCAGTTGCTTTGGGGATTGTATTTATCTTGAATTCAGTTGCTTTAATCATATTTCCTCCTATAGGACATGCGTTAGGGTTGAGCCAAGTAGATTTCGGACTTTGGTCTGCGATTGCTATTCACGATACGAGTTCTGTAGTTGGTGCAGCTGCTAAATATGGGGATGAAGCGTTAGAAGTGGCTACAACGGTTAAATTAGCCCGTGCCTTATGGGTGATTCCAGTTGCATTTTTATCTACAATGCTCTTCAAAAATAAAGGATCTAAAGTGAAAATACCGTATTTTATTGGGTTGTTTGTTTTAGCAATGTTAGCCAATTCCTATATTCCCTTTATTCAACCTTTAGGACCTTATATCGTTGAAATTTCAAAAGCTGCTTTGACACTTACTTTATTTTTAATTGGTACATCACTGTCGTTTAGAACAGTGAAAAATGTGGGTGCCAAACCTTTTATTGAAGGGGTCTTGTTGTGGATCTTTATTTCGGTAAGCTCATTAGCGTATATTTTGTATGTGTAG
- a CDS encoding DUF47 domain-containing protein: protein MSLNNIFQFLVPKDKTFYPLFEQAAVKLKKLSETLNEAVNTPAKEREKLLKDVEVIKVEIEAIAQKTRIELGKNFITPFDREDIHSLITAVDDVADHLSDAASRMRLYQIDKVTKPLRKLTEANLEACSEVYKGLLHLKDLKKLEELATVCKNISRLERKADKVFDKAVADIFENENNAIEIIKYKEVMVALETATDSCRDVANVLETVIVKYS from the coding sequence ATGTCATTGAATAACATTTTTCAATTTTTAGTTCCAAAGGACAAAACGTTTTATCCTTTATTTGAACAAGCAGCTGTAAAGCTTAAAAAATTATCAGAAACGCTGAATGAAGCGGTGAATACACCAGCTAAGGAGAGAGAGAAATTACTTAAAGATGTTGAAGTAATTAAGGTGGAAATCGAAGCGATCGCACAGAAAACAAGAATTGAATTGGGAAAAAACTTTATCACACCTTTTGATAGAGAAGATATCCACAGTTTAATTACTGCGGTTGATGATGTAGCGGATCACTTATCTGATGCTGCTTCTCGTATGAGATTGTATCAAATTGATAAAGTTACTAAGCCTTTGCGTAAATTAACAGAAGCGAATTTAGAAGCTTGTAGTGAGGTTTACAAAGGACTATTACACTTGAAAGATTTAAAAAAGCTAGAAGAGTTAGCTACTGTATGTAAAAACATTTCGCGCTTAGAAAGAAAAGCGGATAAAGTTTTTGATAAGGCCGTGGCCGATATTTTTGAAAATGAAAATAACGCGATCGAAATTATAAAATACAAAGAGGTAATGGTGGCTTTAGAAACGGCTACAGATAGTTGTAGAGACGTGGCTAACGTTTTAGAAACTGTTATCGTTAAATACTCTTAA
- a CDS encoding L-type lectin family protein gives MKKKLCFLVCYLAFFSEFALIYAQLPYNNTAFSGDEFSLFSSSGEVKFQGKGAELTTKANETNGIFLSDLLLISERGFILGFDYLMTGAGGNSIDKGANGLALVLFDATVIAPNLGSKTSGLGYSYSQSYSTAFSVQGLSKGFLSIGFDLYGDSKERSAISHEYRNGIYTQGRKQNHVTIRGQGSQLAGYPVYLSQSVTNMNERYKLDTETGEYITAFEAPDSKAFSFKLRENNANNEADSNASFGHPSYRRVIVSLLPSSKLRENGFYLNVDIIHGSEMSRVVNSLFIPAGGNITYKEVDTEAKHKDVTKSYRINAPEQFKIGFTATTGTIYQKNIVRNIDISLPFAPLVKDVRVSDACKDHTTTFDALINSVGFATNKYVSGQSMESLGSKEHLDPYSFQFLTLIDNKQISTLEPYIATTSAGRYEYNPKTREVVFTPAKGMSVSSDKVYFSIKNKKKLVGTTNLGGEQYRSEIAEISLDFTVNCNDVLMVNGGPL, from the coding sequence ATGAAAAAGAAACTCTGTTTTTTGGTGTGTTACCTGGCTTTTTTTTCTGAATTCGCCTTAATATATGCACAATTACCTTATAATAACACTGCTTTTTCTGGCGATGAATTTAGTCTATTTTCATCGTCTGGAGAAGTTAAATTTCAAGGAAAAGGAGCTGAATTAACAACGAAGGCAAATGAAACCAATGGTATATTTCTCAGCGATTTATTATTGATTTCAGAGCGAGGTTTTATTCTTGGGTTTGATTATTTAATGACTGGAGCAGGGGGAAATAGCATAGATAAAGGTGCTAATGGCCTAGCATTGGTGCTCTTTGACGCGACAGTAATTGCTCCAAATTTAGGATCTAAAACATCAGGTCTTGGCTATAGTTATAGTCAATCGTATAGTACAGCTTTTTCTGTACAAGGGTTGAGCAAAGGTTTTTTGAGTATTGGATTCGATTTATATGGAGATTCAAAAGAACGTTCAGCAATTAGTCATGAGTATAGAAATGGAATTTACACTCAAGGCAGAAAACAAAATCACGTTACTATTCGAGGACAAGGAAGTCAATTAGCTGGGTATCCAGTCTATCTGTCACAAAGCGTAACTAATATGAATGAACGGTATAAACTCGATACTGAAACAGGAGAATATATAACTGCTTTTGAAGCTCCAGATTCTAAGGCGTTTTCCTTTAAATTAAGAGAAAATAATGCAAATAATGAAGCCGATAGTAACGCGAGTTTTGGGCATCCTTCGTATCGAAGAGTTATTGTGAGTTTGTTACCCAGCAGTAAACTGCGAGAAAATGGGTTTTATTTAAATGTAGATATTATTCATGGCAGTGAAATGAGTCGAGTGGTTAATTCGCTTTTTATTCCTGCTGGAGGGAATATTACATATAAAGAAGTAGATACAGAGGCAAAGCATAAAGATGTAACAAAATCATATAGAATAAATGCTCCTGAGCAATTTAAGATTGGTTTTACAGCTACTACAGGAACAATATATCAAAAAAATATTGTTAGAAATATAGATATAAGTCTCCCTTTTGCTCCTTTGGTAAAAGATGTACGGGTATCTGATGCTTGTAAAGATCACACAACGACTTTTGATGCTTTAATCAATAGTGTAGGGTTTGCTACGAATAAGTATGTGAGCGGACAGAGTATGGAGTCCTTGGGAAGCAAAGAGCATTTAGATCCTTATAGCTTTCAATTTCTAACATTGATAGATAATAAACAGATAAGTACGTTAGAACCTTATATTGCGACCACTTCTGCCGGGCGCTATGAGTATAATCCCAAAACAAGGGAAGTTGTTTTTACTCCTGCAAAAGGAATGAGTGTTAGCAGTGATAAGGTGTACTTCAGTATAAAAAACAAAAAAAAATTAGTAGGTACCACCAATTTGGGAGGAGAACAATATCGCTCTGAAATTGCAGAGATTAGCTTAGATTTTACGGTGAATTGCAATGATGTACTTATGGTCAATGGGGGCCCCCTTTAA